The following DNA comes from Teredinibacter haidensis.
ATGGCCAGCGCTAGCCAACCATTGGGAAGATAAACACTTATACGTAATCGCGGAACAACTTTCTGAAGGTACTGGGAGATAGCCCCGTCCAACGCTTAAATGCATTGGTAAAACTTGTACGATCTGAAAAATCAAGCGATGCCGAAATACTATCGATACTCAAGTGCTGCTTAATTAGATAATCAATTGAATAATGAAAACGTACCTGATCGCGCAGATCTGCAAAGCTAACATCTTGCTGCTGCAAACGTCGTTGCAAAGTTCGCTTGGAGAGATTCAACTCCTCAGCAATGTGTCCAATGCTGAGAGGTGCTCTGCTAATGCGTCGTTCCAATACTTCAACGACTCGGGCCGGGACACCAAAAACTTCTGGAAGTCGAGCCTGCTCCAAATATTCGTCCAGAGTCTTTACGGACCCTAACGCAAACATTGCTTGATCAGTGAGTTTTCGTTGAGCTTGTGCTAATTGTTGGTCGGTCATAAAGGCCACTCCTTCTGCCAGTAGCTCTAAAAAAGCTACGTCCTCAGAACTGTATCCACCGCTGGAACTACCATCTCCAGTATCTGCTCCCAAGCTCTGTGCTTTCATAAAACACAGTACCGCTCGCTCAGCATGAGTAGAATTCACTACAGTGCCTAGGTACGCACCTACTTGGGTATTATTATACGC
Coding sequences within:
- a CDS encoding helix-turn-helix domain-containing protein, with product MNKVRELKLLSSSSFHHGLSATSPDINQYDMEIAHESVTFLYRVLANSHIAESYNKAICLFLEAGIKRFTADFALVTRPLSSQVYEVVACVGNDEKFFVGQHLSLSGTLCEQVIAKNETCVHSNLPDQRVHSLSMAYNNTQVGAYLGTVVNSTHAERAVLCFMKAQSLGADTGDGSSSGGYSSEDVAFLELLAEGVAFMTDQQLAQAQRKLTDQAMFALGSVKTLDEYLEQARLPEVFGVPARVVEVLERRISRAPLSIGHIAEELNLSKRTLQRRLQQQDVSFADLRDQVRFHYSIDYLIKQHLSIDSISASLDFSDRTSFTNAFKRWTGLSPSTFRKLFRDYV